The following proteins are co-located in the Bathymodiolus thermophilus thioautotrophic gill symbiont genome:
- the rodA gene encoding rod shape-determining protein RodA: MKRALLAEVRHFWHYFKMDTPLFLILMGTSAFGLLMLYSASESMNLIYKQILHFVLAIGVMLVIAQIPPYLLRRYSPYFMLFGIFLLLLVLLFGSSSGGAQRWLDLGLMRFQPSELMKIIMPIAIASILSEKTLPPKILPIVISIAAISTIVLLIARQPDLGTSLLIGASGAYVLFFSGVRIQIIRHNNWLNFGAIGAFIIGGGYIAWHYLLMAYQKKRILTMIDPSLDPLGAGYHILQSKIAIGSGGLFGKGIEQGSQSQLNFLPEHATDFIFAVIAEELGLLGVLFLLCLYGLIIWRCFVISFESEDTFSKLLGASLTLIFFTYVFVNIGMVSGLLPVVGVPLPLISYGGSSLITLFASFGIIMSIRKHKTPSYLSQF; the protein is encoded by the coding sequence ATGAAACGCGCATTGCTGGCTGAAGTCCGTCATTTTTGGCATTATTTTAAAATGGATACGCCCTTATTCTTAATTTTAATGGGAACCAGTGCGTTTGGATTGTTAATGCTTTATAGCGCTTCTGAATCCATGAACTTAATTTACAAACAAATCCTGCACTTTGTGCTTGCTATTGGTGTGATGCTGGTAATTGCACAAATACCCCCTTACTTGCTGAGGCGTTATTCACCCTATTTTATGCTATTTGGTATTTTCTTATTATTATTGGTGCTGTTATTTGGCTCTAGTAGTGGGGGTGCTCAGCGGTGGTTGGATTTGGGTTTGATGCGTTTTCAGCCTTCGGAATTGATGAAAATCATTATGCCGATTGCCATCGCTTCAATCCTGAGTGAAAAAACACTACCACCAAAAATTTTACCTATTGTTATCTCAATTGCTGCGATTAGCACCATTGTTTTGTTAATCGCCAGGCAGCCTGATTTAGGCACTTCGCTACTCATTGGTGCCAGCGGTGCTTATGTGCTGTTTTTTTCAGGTGTTCGTATTCAAATTATTCGGCATAACAATTGGCTTAATTTCGGTGCCATTGGTGCGTTCATTATTGGTGGTGGCTATATTGCTTGGCATTATTTGTTAATGGCATATCAAAAAAAACGCATTTTAACCATGATTGACCCAAGTTTAGATCCACTTGGTGCTGGTTATCACATTTTACAATCTAAAATTGCTATTGGCTCTGGTGGCTTATTTGGCAAAGGTATTGAGCAAGGGTCTCAATCTCAATTAAACTTCTTACCTGAGCATGCCACTGACTTTATCTTTGCGGTCATTGCAGAGGAATTAGGGCTTTTGGGGGTGTTGTTTTTGTTGTGTTTATATGGTTTGATTATTTGGCGTTGTTTTGTTATTTCTTTTGAATCGGAAGACACTTTTTCTAAGTTATTAGGTGCCAGTTTGACGCTTATTTTCTTTACCTATGTGTTTGTTAATATTGGTATGGTGTCGGGTTTGTTGCCCGTGGTTGGTGTGCCATTACCGTTGATCAGTTATGGGGGCTCGTCATTGATTACCTTGTTTGCAAGTTTTGGTATTATTATGTCCATTCGCAAACACAAAACTCCCAGTTATTTATCTCAATTTTAG
- the mltB gene encoding lytic murein transglycosylase B translates to MKKSILLLLFLTLISSNCLSLEGKKLPATSFKITQKFIEKMVKKHDFDRDKLQFLFSTIGFIVADNSAKDKQVKKAKRISRPTMSWDKYRDLFITEHRIQDGIKFWQDNLKALERAEQTYHVPAEVIVAILGMETDYGNKKGTHPTFETLVKRSFGNYRRRTFYQKELEQFLLLTRENSINPLSVNGSYAGAMGFPQFIASSYRYYAVDFNQDGKVDLFSNPVDAIGSIANYFDKHHWHDFGEIARPITLKSQHLKHAKRSNSKPKKNAKYWRNKGFEIDQDIDNKTKLAFIRLPQKKVDETWLTFWNFYILTRYNHDNRYAMVASQLSAKLKQQFTSLNTKKL, encoded by the coding sequence ATGAAAAAATCTATTTTACTACTGTTGTTCCTAACCCTAATATCAAGCAATTGCTTGTCTTTAGAGGGGAAAAAATTGCCAGCCACAAGTTTCAAAATAACGCAAAAATTCATTGAAAAAATGGTGAAAAAGCACGATTTTGACAGAGATAAATTACAATTTTTATTCTCCACTATTGGGTTTATCGTTGCTGATAACTCTGCAAAAGATAAACAAGTTAAGAAAGCCAAACGCATTAGCAGGCCGACGATGTCATGGGATAAATACCGAGACTTGTTTATTACCGAACATCGCATTCAAGATGGCATTAAATTCTGGCAAGACAATCTCAAAGCGCTAGAGCGTGCGGAGCAAACTTATCATGTTCCAGCTGAAGTTATTGTTGCTATTCTTGGCATGGAAACCGACTATGGCAACAAAAAAGGCACTCACCCAACATTTGAAACCTTGGTAAAACGCTCATTTGGCAATTATCGTCGTCGCACTTTCTATCAAAAAGAATTGGAGCAATTTTTACTCCTGACGCGTGAAAATTCTATCAATCCTTTGAGTGTTAACGGCTCATACGCAGGGGCAATGGGTTTTCCACAATTTATTGCCAGTTCGTATCGCTATTATGCTGTGGATTTTAATCAAGATGGTAAAGTTGACTTGTTTTCAAACCCTGTGGATGCCATTGGTTCAATTGCCAATTACTTTGACAAACATCATTGGCATGACTTCGGGGAAATTGCACGCCCTATTACCCTAAAAAGCCAGCACCTAAAACACGCCAAGCGTTCTAATTCTAAGCCGAAAAAAAATGCCAAATACTGGCGCAACAAAGGTTTTGAGATAGATCAAGATATTGACAACAAAACCAAATTGGCATTTATTCGCCTGCCGCAGAAAAAAGTTGACGAAACTTGGCTTACTTTTTGGAATTTTTATATATTAACTCGTTATAATCATGACAATAGATATGCAATGGTTGCTTCTCAATTGTCAGCCAAATTAAAACAACAATTTACTTCTTTAAATACTAAAAAATTATGA
- a CDS encoding Mth938-like domain-containing protein, whose product MEFNQQDNNNNSIISVDKNAVILSHVTLPIPCFISSSHYIKTPDLTLEKLDKMALFPLSSKDDIDLLIIGTGKTGKFLDPQQQVAIQQMGIGVESMSNASACRSFNLLLADVRLVGLLLL is encoded by the coding sequence GTGGAATTTAATCAGCAAGATAATAACAATAACAGTATCATTTCTGTGGATAAGAATGCAGTTATCTTATCGCATGTAACATTGCCCATACCTTGCTTTATCTCATCCAGCCATTACATAAAAACCCCTGATTTAACGCTGGAAAAACTGGATAAAATGGCGCTGTTCCCACTCAGTTCAAAAGACGATATTGATTTACTGATTATTGGCACTGGCAAAACGGGCAAGTTTTTAGACCCACAACAACAAGTTGCAATTCAGCAAATGGGCATTGGGGTTGAAAGCATGAGTAATGCATCGGCGTGCCGTAGTTTTAATTTATTACTGGCCGATGTAAGGTTGGTTGGGCTGCTGCTATTATGA
- the dnaX gene encoding DNA polymerase III subunit gamma/tau, whose amino-acid sequence MSAPYQVLARKYRPHTFSEMVGQIHTTKTLINALDADNLHHGFLFTGTRGVGKTTIARIFAKSINCERGVSSKPCGECATCVEIDQGQSVDLIELDAASHTGVDNMRDILENAQYMPTKNRYKIYLIDEVHMLSKSSFNALLKTLEEPPEHIKFLLATTDPQKVPITVLSRCLQFTLQKLTHEEILGQLKFIMEAEKLKYEELALGQIADFGNGSMRDALSLLDQSIAYGNGTVMSKDIKAMLGLVLHDDILTLAKHLLDQDAQACINFVRELSHKGENLTQALKDLSALFHQISIAQLLDNADISNDIQALAAKISTQDLQLFYHIAINGNKELPLAPSEQIGFEMTLLRMLAFHSNAHNKTQSVAPNNTPETKIAEKKTPKLASAPKIKPKTQQSTLNINSQSDWEETAKTLKFSTVARMLIKNTVFESADQQTLTLSLDEKFSNLLTDSIKRTIQDKLQESFGKLSLNISVNKLKTQTLAQKETQAENEKMAALQKDFLADKGVQKLQQTFNTKVAINSIKEIKMEARNV is encoded by the coding sequence ATGAGCGCACCTTATCAAGTTTTAGCACGAAAATATCGTCCTCACACCTTTAGCGAGATGGTGGGTCAAATACACACGACCAAAACTTTAATTAATGCCCTTGATGCGGATAATTTACACCACGGCTTCTTATTTACAGGCACACGAGGGGTGGGTAAAACTACCATTGCAAGAATTTTTGCCAAATCCATTAACTGCGAACGCGGCGTTAGTTCCAAACCTTGTGGTGAGTGTGCCACTTGTGTTGAAATAGACCAAGGGCAATCGGTTGATTTAATTGAGTTGGATGCAGCATCGCATACAGGCGTTGACAATATGCGTGATATTTTAGAAAATGCGCAATATATGCCCACCAAAAATCGTTATAAAATTTATTTGATTGACGAAGTGCACATGCTTTCAAAAAGCAGTTTTAACGCACTGTTAAAAACGCTAGAAGAGCCGCCTGAACATATTAAGTTTTTGCTGGCAACAACGGATCCACAAAAAGTGCCTATTACAGTGCTTTCTCGCTGTTTGCAATTCACTTTGCAAAAACTCACACATGAAGAAATCTTAGGTCAGCTGAAATTTATTATGGAGGCTGAAAAGCTCAAATATGAAGAACTGGCACTCGGTCAAATTGCCGACTTTGGCAACGGCTCTATGCGTGATGCACTAAGCCTGCTTGACCAATCTATTGCTTATGGCAATGGCACTGTGATGAGCAAAGACATTAAGGCAATGCTGGGCTTGGTGCTTCACGATGACATTCTAACTTTGGCAAAACACCTGCTTGATCAAGATGCACAAGCATGCATTAACTTTGTCCGAGAATTGTCACACAAAGGTGAAAACCTAACCCAAGCGCTCAAAGATTTAAGCGCCTTATTTCATCAAATATCAATTGCACAACTTCTTGATAATGCAGATATTTCTAACGATATTCAAGCCTTAGCCGCAAAAATATCCACCCAAGATTTGCAACTTTTTTACCACATAGCAATTAATGGTAACAAAGAATTGCCCCTCGCACCAAGTGAACAAATTGGCTTTGAAATGACGCTATTGCGTATGCTGGCATTTCACTCCAATGCACACAATAAAACGCAATCAGTCGCACCCAACAACACACCAGAAACGAAAATAGCAGAAAAAAAAACACCTAAATTAGCGTCAGCGCCTAAAATTAAGCCTAAAACGCAACAATCAACACTCAATATCAACTCTCAATCCGACTGGGAAGAAACAGCAAAAACACTTAAATTCAGCACAGTGGCGCGTATGTTGATTAAAAACACAGTCTTTGAAAGTGCCGACCAGCAAACGCTCACATTAAGTTTGGATGAAAAATTTTCCAATCTACTAACGGACAGCATCAAACGCACCATTCAAGATAAATTACAAGAAAGTTTTGGCAAACTCAGTCTCAACATCAGCGTCAATAAACTCAAAACCCAAACCTTGGCACAAAAAGAAACGCAGGCTGAAAATGAAAAAATGGCAGCCTTACAAAAAGATTTTTTGGCTGATAAAGGTGTGCAAAAATTACAACAAACCTTTAATACCAAGGTGGCTATCAATTCAATTAAAGAGATAAAAATGGAGGCAAGAAATGTTTAA
- a CDS encoding aminoglycoside phosphotransferase family protein: MTDLRFDLLTDWLAYFFGDENFVITSASDDASFRRYFRVERDNASFIAMDAPPEKENSDRFIKIATLLNANNIHAPEVIEADLVQGFLLLEDLGNVTFLQALNKSARLSLYKKAINTLIKIQKIDCQNENLPLYDDALLTDEMQLLIDWYLPQKETTPSLQLLTDVFQLLSDNAQNSPQVFVHRDYHARNLMVIHENIAVIDFQDAVIGSNTYDLCSLLKDAYFELSTDEIQTLLRYYYTQANIKLKFSQFEKQFDLMGLQRHLKILGIFKRLSMRDGKHQYLNDIPLVKKYALQIADKYPEFANLKAFL; this comes from the coding sequence ATGACTGATTTACGATTTGACCTCTTAACTGATTGGCTGGCGTATTTTTTTGGTGACGAAAATTTTGTTATTACCAGTGCTAGCGACGATGCCAGTTTTCGCCGTTATTTTAGAGTTGAGCGTGATAACGCCAGTTTTATCGCTATGGATGCGCCACCAGAAAAAGAAAACAGCGACAGGTTTATTAAAATTGCCACACTTTTAAACGCAAATAATATTCATGCACCTGAAGTTATTGAGGCGGATTTGGTGCAAGGTTTTTTGTTATTAGAAGACTTGGGCAATGTTACTTTCTTGCAAGCACTGAATAAAAGTGCGCGTCTTAGTCTGTATAAAAAAGCCATCAATACACTCATAAAAATACAAAAAATTGATTGTCAAAACGAAAACTTGCCTCTATATGATGATGCGCTATTAACAGACGAAATGCAATTGCTCATTGATTGGTATTTACCCCAGAAAGAGACAACCCCTTCTCTGCAATTATTAACCGATGTTTTTCAATTACTCAGTGATAATGCGCAAAATTCCCCTCAAGTATTTGTTCACCGAGACTATCATGCACGAAATTTAATGGTCATTCACGAGAACATTGCGGTTATTGATTTTCAAGATGCAGTGATTGGCTCAAATACCTACGATTTATGCTCATTGTTAAAAGATGCTTATTTTGAACTGTCAACAGATGAAATACAAACTTTATTACGCTATTACTATACGCAGGCCAATATCAAACTTAAATTTTCGCAATTTGAAAAACAATTTGATTTAATGGGATTGCAACGCCATTTAAAAATTCTCGGCATTTTTAAACGCCTGTCAATGCGTGATGGCAAGCACCAATATCTAAATGACATCCCATTGGTTAAAAAATATGCATTACAAATTGCCGATAAATACCCAGAATTTGCTAACTTAAAGGCATTTTTATGA
- the gloA gene encoding lactoylglutathione lyase yields MRILHTMLRVGDLDKSIAFYTEVLGMHLLRQKDYPKGEFTLAFLGYGAEADNTALELTYNWGKSNYEIGTGFGHIAVNVADVYQATAMAKEQGAEVIREAGAMNAGDTIVAFLKDPDGYEIELLSKKFD; encoded by the coding sequence ATGAGAATTTTACACACGATGTTACGAGTTGGCGATTTGGATAAATCCATTGCTTTTTACACTGAGGTTTTGGGCATGCATTTGTTGCGTCAAAAAGACTACCCCAAAGGGGAATTTACGCTGGCATTTTTGGGCTATGGAGCCGAGGCGGACAATACAGCGCTAGAGTTGACTTACAATTGGGGCAAAAGTAATTACGAAATAGGCACGGGGTTTGGGCATATTGCTGTTAATGTGGCGGATGTATATCAGGCAACTGCTATGGCAAAAGAGCAGGGTGCTGAGGTTATCCGTGAGGCTGGGGCGATGAATGCGGGGGATACCATTGTTGCTTTTTTGAAAGACCCTGATGGCTATGAGATAGAGTTATTGTCTAAAAAGTTTGATTAG
- a CDS encoding tetratricopeptide repeat protein: protein MLNSKETDAFSADLTSGVAAFDSKNFSMAYQLLAPLAAQGNAESLWRLGMMQMNGLGMVGNQPLGFENFMKAAEQEHAFAHHMIAVAYMTGEGVEKDITKAIEWFEKASEYGLQGAMYTLGMLYEDGKEVEKDLEKTQYWYDLAAKADNS, encoded by the coding sequence ATGTTAAATTCCAAAGAAACCGATGCTTTTAGTGCAGATCTAACCAGTGGCGTAGCTGCTTTTGATTCCAAAAATTTTTCAATGGCTTACCAATTGTTAGCACCCCTTGCCGCACAAGGCAATGCCGAGAGCCTGTGGCGACTTGGTATGATGCAGATGAATGGCTTAGGGATGGTAGGAAATCAACCCTTAGGATTTGAAAATTTTATGAAAGCAGCCGAGCAAGAACATGCATTTGCACACCATATGATTGCGGTGGCATATATGACTGGCGAGGGTGTTGAAAAAGACATCACGAAAGCAATTGAATGGTTTGAAAAAGCGTCTGAATACGGACTTCAAGGTGCAATGTACACCCTTGGAATGCTGTATGAAGATGGCAAGGAAGTTGAAAAAGACTTAGAAAAAACACAATATTGGTATGATTTAGCAGCCAAGGCGGACAATTCATGA
- the recR gene encoding recombination mediator RecR produces the protein MIESLNEAFCTLPGVGKKTAQRFVYHLLERNREGGLNLAKALVDAMEHVKHCSSCRTLSEKDICNICANNNRTNTQLCIVETPTDIHAIEQSSVYKGKYFVLSGYLSPIDGIGAAELGLDELEQKLHQQDVEEIILATNATIEGEVTAHYISNMAKHFDVRITRIAHGLPIGGELEYADINTIAHALSGRKDYGD, from the coding sequence ATGATTGAATCCCTCAACGAAGCCTTTTGCACCTTACCCGGTGTCGGTAAAAAAACCGCACAACGCTTTGTTTATCATCTGTTAGAACGCAATCGAGAAGGTGGCTTAAACCTCGCCAAAGCCCTAGTTGATGCCATGGAACATGTCAAACACTGCTCATCATGTCGCACACTTAGTGAAAAAGACATTTGCAACATTTGTGCCAATAACAATCGCACCAATACACAACTTTGTATTGTCGAAACCCCCACCGATATTCACGCTATCGAACAAAGTAGCGTATATAAAGGCAAATATTTTGTCCTAAGCGGCTACCTCTCGCCCATTGACGGCATTGGCGCTGCCGAATTAGGTTTGGATGAATTGGAACAAAAACTACACCAACAAGATGTTGAAGAAATCATCTTAGCCACCAACGCCACCATCGAAGGCGAAGTTACCGCACACTACATTAGCAATATGGCAAAACATTTTGATGTCCGCATCACTCGCATTGCCCACGGACTCCCAATTGGTGGAGAACTTGAATATGCTGATATTAACACCATTGCACATGCCCTCTCTGGGCGAAAAGACTATGGTGACTAA
- a CDS encoding D-amino acid aminotransferase gives MVYLNGNFIAKKNASISVMDRGFLFGDGVYEVIPTYQGKLFRLSAHLKRLQNSLDAIKIPNPYTNSEWQKILNQLLGYSQSENQSLYLQITRGVGTQRKHSFDTLTPTVYIELNPLVTKTKHALEKGFSVITQADIRWSQCDIKATSLLANVLYSQNAKDNQVEEIILHRNNVVTEGATSNVFMIKAGTLFTHPTGKYILSGITRDLVLESALACKLPIDESAFTVDALLNADEVWISSSTREIMPITQIDKQVINQGEVGRYWACVYHHYQQLKND, from the coding sequence ATGGTTTACCTTAACGGCAATTTTATTGCGAAAAAGAATGCCTCTATTTCAGTTATGGATAGAGGTTTTTTGTTTGGCGATGGTGTGTATGAAGTTATTCCCACTTATCAAGGCAAGTTATTTCGCCTTAGCGCGCACCTAAAACGCCTGCAAAACAGCCTAGATGCGATAAAAATACCCAACCCCTATACAAATAGTGAGTGGCAAAAAATTCTCAATCAATTATTGGGTTATTCTCAATCGGAAAATCAATCGCTTTATCTACAAATTACGCGTGGTGTAGGCACCCAAAGAAAGCACAGTTTCGACACACTTACTCCCACTGTGTATATTGAATTAAATCCACTCGTAACCAAAACCAAGCACGCCTTAGAAAAAGGTTTTAGTGTGATTACGCAAGCCGATATTCGCTGGTCTCAATGCGATATTAAAGCCACTTCGTTATTGGCAAATGTATTGTATTCTCAAAATGCCAAAGACAACCAAGTGGAGGAAATTATCTTGCATCGAAACAATGTTGTTACTGAGGGGGCAACCTCAAATGTATTTATGATTAAAGCAGGTACTTTATTCACACACCCTACTGGCAAATATATTCTTTCAGGCATTACCCGAGATTTGGTGCTAGAAAGTGCGCTGGCTTGCAAACTGCCTATTGATGAATCGGCATTTACCGTTGATGCATTATTAAACGCTGATGAAGTGTGGATTTCCAGTTCTACTCGTGAAATAATGCCCATCACTCAAATAGACAAGCAAGTTATTAACCAAGGAGAAGTAGGTCGTTATTGGGCATGTGTTTATCACCATTATCAGCAACTGAAAAATGACTGA
- the murU gene encoding N-acetylmuramate alpha-1-phosphate uridylyltransferase MurU yields MKAMILAAGRGKRMMPLTKNTPKPLLKTKGKPLIEHSISALKKAGITDIVINTAYLGEQIKTHLGDGKKFGVQLQYSTEQHALETAGGIIQALPLLGGQPFIVINSDILCDYDLSSLALPLNSLAHLVLINNPEHHPDGDFSIDTEQKITFNKNNRLTFSGIGIYHPSFFKNYRHTQCALALYPLLKEAINNQQLTGEYHSGYWHDIGTPKRLELINQQI; encoded by the coding sequence ATGAAGGCTATGATTTTAGCCGCTGGCAGAGGGAAGCGTATGATGCCGCTCACTAAAAACACACCAAAACCCTTACTTAAGACCAAAGGCAAGCCCTTGATTGAACACAGTATTAGTGCGCTAAAAAAAGCAGGCATTACCGACATTGTTATTAACACCGCCTACTTGGGGGAACAAATTAAAACACATTTAGGTGATGGCAAAAAATTCGGCGTACAACTTCAATATAGCACTGAACAGCATGCCCTAGAAACTGCAGGGGGCATCATTCAAGCCTTACCTTTATTAGGTGGACAGCCTTTTATTGTCATTAATTCCGATATATTGTGCGATTACGATTTATCTTCACTCGCCCTACCGCTCAACTCATTGGCTCATCTGGTTTTGATCAACAATCCTGAGCACCATCCTGATGGTGATTTTTCTATTGACACTGAACAAAAAATTACATTTAATAAAAATAATCGCCTTACCTTCTCTGGTATAGGTATTTATCACCCTAGTTTTTTCAAAAACTATAGGCACACCCAATGTGCATTAGCCCTTTACCCACTGCTCAAAGAGGCAATTAACAATCAACAATTAACCGGTGAATATCATTCAGGATATTGGCACGATATTGGCACACCCAAACGCCTTGAATTAATCAATCAACAAATCTAA
- a CDS encoding D-alanyl-D-alanine carboxypeptidase family protein, which produces MKKKSLPLFTFIAFATLSINTQAAIFITPKAPSINAAAYIVLDHNSGVVIAANKPDKKRSPASLTKLMTAYVVFQLIKDGRVSLNDEVRISKKAWKTGGSKSFVEVGKTIPLETLLKGMIIQSGNDSAVALAEHIAGTEGTFATYMNEYAKELGMTNSRFENASGLPHKNQHTTARDITILASATIRDFPQFYEWYSQKEFTYHGIKQPNRNKLLWSDHTVDGLKTGHTKKAGYNLVASAKRVGMRLISAVLGSTSTQARAAQTQTILDYGFRFFETQEINKIDQKIAISGSTKTEIKVGFEAPQTITLSRGQYKLTQQVIELDADLTAPINAGDNIGHLIIKFEGKNIAELPVIALENAPKAGFFSRMLDKIKF; this is translated from the coding sequence ATGAAAAAAAAATCCTTACCTTTGTTTACTTTTATTGCTTTTGCCACTTTATCGATTAACACACAAGCGGCTATTTTTATCACCCCCAAAGCCCCATCAATTAATGCGGCGGCCTATATTGTATTAGATCACAATTCAGGTGTGGTTATTGCTGCAAACAAGCCCGATAAAAAACGCTCGCCAGCAAGTTTGACCAAGTTAATGACTGCTTATGTGGTGTTTCAACTGATTAAAGATGGTAGGGTTAGTTTGAACGATGAAGTGCGGATTAGTAAAAAAGCATGGAAAACAGGTGGCTCAAAAAGTTTTGTTGAAGTAGGTAAAACCATTCCACTTGAAACACTACTCAAAGGTATGATTATTCAATCAGGTAACGATTCAGCCGTGGCATTAGCCGAGCATATTGCTGGCACCGAAGGTACTTTTGCTACTTATATGAATGAATACGCCAAAGAACTTGGTATGACCAATTCGCGTTTTGAAAACGCCTCAGGTTTGCCCCACAAAAATCAACACACCACCGCTAGAGACATAACCATACTTGCCTCGGCAACCATTCGTGATTTTCCACAATTTTATGAATGGTATTCGCAAAAAGAATTTACTTATCATGGTATCAAGCAGCCTAATCGCAATAAATTATTATGGAGCGACCACACTGTTGATGGATTAAAAACAGGTCATACAAAAAAAGCGGGGTATAACTTGGTTGCCAGTGCTAAACGCGTGGGCATGCGTTTGATTTCTGCAGTGCTTGGTTCGACTAGCACACAAGCAAGAGCCGCACAAACACAAACTATTTTAGATTATGGTTTCCGCTTTTTTGAAACACAAGAAATTAACAAAATTGATCAAAAAATAGCCATTTCTGGCTCAACCAAAACAGAAATTAAAGTTGGGTTTGAAGCGCCACAAACCATCACCCTATCTCGTGGACAATACAAATTAACCCAACAAGTCATTGAATTAGACGCCGATTTAACAGCGCCCATTAACGCAGGGGATAATATTGGACACTTAATCATTAAATTTGAAGGCAAAAACATTGCAGAACTTCCTGTTATTGCACTTGAAAATGCGCCTAAAGCTGGTTTCTTTTCACGCATGCTGGATAAAATTAAATTTTAA
- a CDS encoding YbaB/EbfC family nucleoid-associated protein has product MFKGGMAGMMKKAQQMQENVQQAQAEIKQLTATGTAGGGLVNISINGEHQATDIQISPNVMDDKDTLEDLLLTAINDANQQIADASAAKMKDATGGMKLPGGANLPF; this is encoded by the coding sequence ATGTTTAAAGGTGGAATGGCTGGCATGATGAAAAAAGCCCAGCAAATGCAAGAAAATGTGCAACAAGCACAAGCAGAAATTAAGCAACTAACTGCCACAGGCACTGCTGGCGGTGGCTTAGTCAACATTAGCATCAACGGCGAACATCAGGCAACCGACATTCAAATCAGTCCCAATGTAATGGACGACAAAGACACGCTAGAAGACTTACTCTTAACCGCTATTAACGATGCCAACCAACAAATTGCCGATGCTTCTGCCGCCAAAATGAAGGATGCCACAGGCGGCATGAAATTACCGGGTGGTGCGAATTTACCCTTTTAA
- a CDS encoding class I SAM-dependent methyltransferase, with the protein MTSAHTYWDTIYTTKNHEKVSWHQSQPTISLDWILNITNQNDAILDVGSGVSTLADNLLEKNYQHLSLLEISPMAIQTMKNRLENHLGQVHFYNENILTFQANIQFNLWHDRAVFHFLTHKKDQQTYLQKLKQHLKADGYFLLATFAPTGPKQCSELDIVRYDSNKITLLLGADFKLIKTTSEVHPHPDGSTQDFNYFLLQKT; encoded by the coding sequence ATGACAAGCGCACACACTTATTGGGACACAATTTATACCACCAAAAACCATGAGAAAGTTAGTTGGCATCAATCACAGCCCACAATTTCATTGGATTGGATTTTGAATATTACCAACCAAAATGACGCTATTCTTGATGTTGGTTCGGGCGTCTCAACATTGGCTGATAATTTACTTGAGAAAAATTACCAGCACCTATCTCTATTAGAAATTTCACCAATGGCTATTCAAACAATGAAAAATCGATTAGAAAATCACCTTGGTCAAGTACACTTTTACAATGAAAATATTTTAACCTTTCAAGCCAATATCCAATTTAACCTTTGGCACGACCGCGCAGTTTTTCATTTTTTAACCCATAAAAAAGACCAACAAACCTATCTTCAAAAACTCAAACAACACCTCAAAGCAGACGGATATTTTTTACTCGCTACCTTTGCACCCACAGGTCCAAAACAATGCTCCGAACTTGACATTGTGCGATATGACAGCAATAAAATTACCCTGCTATTAGGTGCAGATTTTAAACTAATTAAAACCACCAGTGAAGTCCACCCTCACCCCGATGGTAGCACGCAAGACTTCAACTATTTTTTATTGCAAAAAACTTAA